ACGCAGGCAAACAATTATCCATCTTACGACAGTATCATGACATCAAGTTATGACCTTTCCTTCCTTATCGATTTACGGACACATCACTCTAACTTCAATGAAACACATTTTATTCACAATTCTATCCACACTTTGACTAGGAGGAACTCAACATTATAATGCGATGATTCACTTTAAAGGGAAAAGTGAGGTTAACTACAAAAATAGGTACACATTAGTCGAAATCTTGAGGTGTAAATAAATTGCGTTTGTGTTTTCGGTCGACGCGTAGCACGAGACGGGTAGAGGTAGGTTGACTTCAGATTGGAATTTTATGTCACGCACGTCACTCACGATCTACTTACATCACAAGATAAAATGCGCATGCTCCGTTAACCCGGTAAGGACGCGGGAAAACTTCGAATCCTAatgcatttatatttaatcaataaatttaatataatgcaAGTGCCTAAAATCTTACACTAAAATATAGGTGTGTTTACGCACGAAATCAAGTAGCGAGTTCGACATGTACTTACAAAACAGAACATTACATCACGAAAGGTAAAAAAAGCCGTGACCTCGCTTGCAAGCGGTTAGCGGCGTCCATTcattcatgggaaatagaGGTGGATCGAAGACAATAGGCAAGACGCTCCGTGTGCATGTTACGGATTATGTAGACATTTTTATtggaagtaggtacttaccaaTGAtgaagataatataaaaataaaatacatcgCTGGGTTTTTCTATATTCTGTGGGTTTTTTATACGACTGTAGAAATAGGTCTAGATGACTTGGGGCCCTGAAAATATCTAAACTAAGCGgatgataataattatgagCCAATGGTGGCTTTATCATAAGGTATAAATACAAGCActaatcaattttatattttatccatCCATCCAAAATTATGAGTGAacgatgaatgtggatgaagcgaaagaagtatgctgaGATCGtgaaaagtggaaagatgtagaatCTGGCTACCCCTCCGGGGCGAGGCGTGTAttttacttatgtatgtattcatccATATTAGTAAACttatgcgaaagtaagtttgtttgtttgttactcttcaCAGCTAAATCATTGAACCTATCTTCATGCAAAATTTATATGAGTAGGTAGGGAAGTAGAGTACGGAGGCGGACATAGAGTACCGCGGGCGAAAGCTAGGTACACTTAGACTAAGCTAGGTActagttattttaaagttgCTAGAGACAGAACTCTTTTGTAAGAAGGTAGTTGTTGTTAttgacagcctctgtggcgcagcggtagagCGCTTGACAACGGAGGTCCCGCGGGTTCGAATACTGgcgggcatgatgagaaacgaactttctgattggtctgggtcttaaatgtttatctttaactatatgtttttaatataaaatgtaagaagtatcgttgagttagtatctcgtaacacaagtttcgaacttacttcgaggctaacttaaacTGTGTAATTGCCCccttaaatattcatatttattatactacaTACCGAGTGAACCGAATTTGATTGAAAGAAAACATTGTCAGGATAAAAATCATGCAGATTcagacaactgaatgtgtagaCGAAGACTGGTGATCCAATGGCGGCTTTTGTAATTGTGTAAAAAATACCAATAATACATGCTTGATTCTGCATGAGCGTAGGAAACATGTTGTGTAGATAAGTAGTAAGTAGGATTAAATCATACCTAACTATTATTTTAGTGCTGAatcctgattatataaaaTGGAGGGAAGCTAAATGGTCTTTGGTCCAGGGCTTGTTAACGTTACGAAATTAACACTAAAAGTAATGGTAAATaacgatatttaaaaaagttatgactGATACTGATGTGATATCGGTAATGTAATCTTAAACTTATATATCGTAACCAATCAACGTTAAGAATAACTATAtcaatttactttataaataacgtTACCAATTACCGTTATATAGGTACCGATATCAAAGCGTTGTTGACTACCGTGCCGCGCGCGCGCCCCTTTACAACACAGCCCCTTTACAGCCCCTTTACAACGACAGAGAAACAGTCTTAACGATACCTCTTACCGTTAATTTTACTGGTAACGTTATATGAATATTACGGTAAATGACGCTAAATATCGTTACCCAGTATAACggtacttaatttataacagTATGAACATATTTATGAAAGTTATAACAATACCAATTTATAAACGATAATTCAAATCTGCTTTGGTCCttgatcaaaatattcaacgaaaaaaacattgaaaatgatgacgttaaATCAAAGTTGCCAGCAGCGCAACAATTCAGAGATGTAGTGCTTTATTGCTATAGTACCACCCAAAATTCATTTATCATGCGTCATGGGTGGCGCTTTTTGTATTATCAATTTATCATACAGGCCCGATCTAGATCTCGCTTTCGACCTCATATCAAAACTCTTAAGATTTCAGCTAAGACCAAAACGCGCACTTGACCCGTTTCAATCTCGGTACTTTGGGTCTTcacagataattttttttattgtttgatgGAAACGTTGTTCtaggtcttttctttttatgagGTATACGGTATCACCTTTTGTCTCTCATGTCCTATtgcgatttttatttttagtagttatttatttataactgtaATATtgctttaaatcttttttatcaATTCTTTTTCTAGCGCTTTTTAAGTTCAAGTCAGTGCGCTTTTTTCAGATTGAGTTCGCAACACTGCAACGTTGAAGTCGGCCATTTTGTAGTTTCTACGGTGACTGTTGCACGTGTTTCGTGAGttgattttgaattattttttgcacTTATTAGTTTCAATTACCATATCAAGTTCtacaattaaaacttaacGTTTACCCATTTCAGATCGCCAAAATGGCAGTTACAAAGAAGCCAGTAGCTAAGAAACCCCAATTGCACCAGAAAACTGGTAAGAAAGGTGTCAAAGGTGGGAAAATTCGCGGTAAAGGCAGCAAGAGGAAGATCAGCCTCAAGTTCGTTATTGACTGCACACATCCCGCCGAAGACAGCATCCTTGACGTAGGCAACTTCGAGAAATACTTGAAGGAACATGTGAAAGTCGAGGGCAAAACTAATAACCTAGGCAATCACGTTGTCATCGCTAGGGATAAGACCAAAGTTTCCATCAATGCaggtatgtttataatttactatactttttatttaacaaattagCTTTTCTAAGTGGCAGTGCACACAGACCTATTTCAAACATAACCTCAAAATTATGTAGTAGCCGGTTTTTTGGGATAAATGGTTGTAGTAGGCTTCACTGTATTGAATATCCAGTtttgtaaattgataaatGAACCATTTCGATCACGTGTCAGACCTGTCGAGCCTTTGGTCTTGGATTCAAACAAGGCCATTAACCCGGCCCTAGGGGGAACAGGGACACCTCCCCTGTTTCTCACTAGGGTAAAACCTGATCGGCGCGTCCACGTCGCGGGGGTGGGCGCCGAGCACTTCAGTAGGCCGGA
The Amyelois transitella isolate CPQ chromosome 12, ilAmyTran1.1, whole genome shotgun sequence DNA segment above includes these coding regions:
- the LOC106142605 gene encoding large ribosomal subunit protein eL22, whose amino-acid sequence is MAVTKKPVAKKPQLHQKTGKKGVKGGKIRGKGSKRKISLKFVIDCTHPAEDSILDVGNFEKYLKEHVKVEGKTNNLGNHVVIARDKTKVSINADIPFSKRYLKYLTKRYLKKNNLRDWLRVVASEHDAYELRYFNINADSDNEDNED